A portion of the Bactrocera neohumeralis isolate Rockhampton chromosome 2, APGP_CSIRO_Bneo_wtdbg2-racon-allhic-juicebox.fasta_v2, whole genome shotgun sequence genome contains these proteins:
- the LOC126767924 gene encoding probable cleavage and polyadenylation specificity factor subunit 2: MTSIIKLHTISGAMDETPPCYILQIDEVRILLDCGWDEKFDPNLIKELKRHVHTIDAVLLSHPDVYHLGALPYLVGKLGMNCPIYATIPVYKMGQMFMYDLYMSHYNMYDFDLFSLDDVDAAFDKIIQLKYNQTVSLKGKGYGITVTPLPAGHMIGGTIWKILKVGEEDIVYATDFNHKKERHLNGCELERLQRPSLLITDAFNAQYQQARRRARDEKLMTNILQTVRNNGNVLIAVDTAGRVLELAHMLDQLWKNKESGLMAYSLAMLNNVSYNVIEFAKSQIEWMSDKLMKSFEGARNNPFQFRHMQLCHNLAELAKMSSPKVVLASTPDLESGFTRELFVQWAANPLNSIIITSRTSQGTLAMDLVENASPGRKLELDVRRRVELEGAELEEYLRTQGEKLNRLIVKQDVEEESSSDSDDDIEMSVITGKHDIVVRPEGRHHTGFFKSNKKHYAMFPFHEEKIKCDEYGEIINLDDYRISELGFETAIDENKENIKKEEPKESKTNTNDVQLLEKPTKCTSQRKTIEINAQIQRIDFEGRSDGESMLKILSQLRPRRVIVVHGSEEATSVVAKHCQQNIGARVFTPQKGETIDATTESHIYQVRLTEGLVAQLQFQKGKDAEVAWVDARIGVRTQAIDSRATDDGDMEVEVSEDKTLTLETLETDDIPVHNAVLINELKLSDFKQVLMRNNISSEFSGGVLWCANGTLALRRMDAGKVTMEGCVSEEYYKIRELLYEQYAIV; the protein is encoded by the exons ATGACTTCTATAATAAAACTTCATACAATATCCGGGGCTATGGATGAAACGCCACCATGTTATATATTGCAAATTGACGAAGTGCGAATACTGCTTGATTGCGGTTGGGATGAAAAATTCGATCCCAACCTTATAAAGGAATTAAAAAG GCATGTGCACACTATCGACGCTGTGCTACTATCGCATCCTGACGTTTATCACTTGGGTGCGTTGCCCTACCTGGTCGGCAAACTTGGCATGAATTGCCCGATCTATGCAACAATACCTGTTTATAAAATGGGACAAATGTTTATGTACGATTTATATATGTCGCATTATAATATGTacgattttgatttattttcacttgACGACGTCGACGCCGCATTCGATAAAATCATTCAACTTAAGTACAATCAAACAGTTTCGCTTAAAG GTAAAGGCTATGGTATTACTGTAACGCCACTTCCCGCAGGGCATATGATAGGTGGCACTATCTGGAAAATCCTTAAAGTGGGTGAAGAAGACATTGTATATGCCACAGATTTCAATCATAAAAAAGAGCGTCACCTAAATGGTTGTGAACTGGAGCGCCTCCAGCGGCCTTCACTACTTATAACAGACGCTTTTAACGCACAATATCAGCAGGCACGTCGTCGTGCACGCGATGAAAAACTTATGACAAATATTCTACAAACGGTGCGCAACAATGGCAATGTTTTGATTGCGGTGGATACAGCAGGGCGTGTGCTGGAGTTGGCGCATATGCTTGATCAACTGTGGAAAAATAAAGAATCTGGCCTGATGGCCTACTCATTGGCTATGTTGAATAACGTCAGTTACAATGTAATTGAATTTGCAAAATCCCAAATTGAATGGATGAGCGACAAGCTGATGAAATCCTTTGAGGGTGCGCGAAATAATCCCTTTCAATTCCGTCACATGCAACTGTGCCATAATTTAGCTGAGCTGGCAAAGATGTCCAGCCCAAAAGTTGTGCTGGCCAGCACACCCGATTTGGAAAGTGGCTTCACACGCGAATTATTCGTGCAATGGGCGGCAAACCCTTTGAACAGTATAATAATTACATCCAG GACATCGCAAGGTACATTAGCAATGGACTTGGTAGAGAATGCTTCACCGGGCAGAAAACTGGAACTGGATGTACGTCGACGTGTAGAACTGGAGGGTGCTGAGTTGGAAGAATACCTGCGCACACAAGGTGAAAAGCTAAACCGTTTGATTGTTAAGCAGGATGTAGAAGAAGAAAGCAGCTCGGATTCGGATGATGACATCGAAATGAGCGTTATTACCGGCAAGCATGACATAGTTGTGCGGCCGGAAGGCCGTCATCACACTGGTTTCTTCAAATCGAACAAAAAGCACTATGCCATGTTTCCCTTCCATGAAGAAAAGATCAAGTGTGACGAATATGGTGAAATTATCAATTTAGACGATTACCGCATTTCGGAATTGGGGTTTGAAACTGCGATCGatgaaaataaggaaaatatcaaaaaagaagAACCGAAAGAGAGTAAAACGAACACAAATG ATGTTCAGTTGTTGGAGAAACCCACCAAATGCACCAGTCAGCGGAAAACAATCGAAATTAATGCACAAATTCAGCGAATCGACTTTGAAGGACGTTCGGATGGTGAATCGATGCTTAAGATATTGTCACAATTGCGTCCCAGACGTGTCATTGTAGTACACGGCTCAGAGGAGGCCACCAGTGTTGTTGCCAAACACTGCCAACAAAATATTGGAGCAAGAGTTTTTACGCCACAAAAGGGTgaa ACCATTGATGCCACAACCGAGTCGCATATCTACCAGGTGCGTTTGACGGAAGGTCTTGTGGCGCAGCTGCAATTCCAAAAGGGTAAAGATGCCGAGGTGGCCTGGGTGGATGCTCGTATTGGAGTGCGTACGCAGGCTATAGATTCGAGAGCAACGGACGACGGCGACATGGAAGTCGAGGTATCGGAGGATAAGACGCTCACACTTGAAACGCTCGAAACCGACGACATACCTGTGCACAACGCTGTGTTAATTAACGAACTTAAACTATCAGACTTCAAGCAAGTGCTGATGCGCAACAATATCAGTTCGGAGTTTTCCGGAGGTGTATTATGGTGTGCAAATGGCACGCTGGCTCTGCGGCGCATGGATGCGGGTAAAGTGACTATGGAGGGTTGTGTATCAGAGGAGTACTATAAAATTAGGGAACTGCTTTATGAGCAATACGCCATTGTATAG
- the LOC126767937 gene encoding pre-mRNA-splicing factor Slu7, which yields MSSGVVRAPVSQLIHNKEEDVDSEEPKKKSREDWRKAKELEEARKAGTAPAAVDEEGRDINPHIPQYISNAPWYYNAQGPTLKHQRPQREDEQGQLEKRAPKGLDTTKLVTKFRKGACENCGAMTHKKKDCLERPRKVLARYAESIVVHDEHVVQDTAVNYDEKRDRWSSYDPANHKEIIEEYEKVEEAKRQLKAEKLKKNPDAEFSDDNDNEDKYVDEVDMPGTKVDSKQRITVRNLRIREDTAKYLRNLDPNSAYYDPKTRSMRDNPNPHQAPEEVEFAGENFVRFSGDTTKHATAQLFAWEAHGKGVDVHLLAEPTKLELLQKEYDKKKEQFKSSTKDDIVEKYGGEEHLKAPPKSLLLAQSEEYIEYSRSGKVIKGIEKPKARSIYEEDVMINNHTTVWGSYWNGGRWGYKCCKSFIKNSYCIGMKDPEALADLLNPAPGTSVPDTAITTEEAREEKENPAESASSSSSSSSSSSSSSSSSSSSEDEEETKKTQLENKKVKKKMKKREKKRKSKNQKRKEKKEKAKEKALRAKEKAQLEAALRDIHAKSEDEDEHKDERKRGYNSKYDVKAPTEEEIDEWQRKRQRTDDPMMQFMSK from the exons ATGAGTTCTGGTGTTGTGCGAGCACCAGTCTCGCAGCTTATCCACAATAAAGAAGAGGATGTTGACAGTGAGGAACCAAAAAAGAAATCCCGTGAAGATTGGCGTAAAGCCAAAGAGTTGGAAGAGGCTCGTAAAGCGGGTACTGCACCAGCTGCTGTAGATGAGGAGGGTCGAGATATCAATCCACATATACCACAATACATTTCCAATGCACCTTGGTATTATAATGCACAAGGTCCAACATTGAAACATCAACGGCCACAAAGAGAGGATGAGCAGGGTCAGCTGGAAAAACGTGCACCAAAAGGTTTAGATACCACTAAATTAGTGACGAAATTCCGAAAAGGTGCATGTGAAAATTGTGGTGCGATGACGCATAAGAAAAAGGATTGTTTGGAGCGACCACGCAAAGTGTTAGCCAGATATGCTGAGTCGATTGTAGTGCATGATGAGCATGTGGTGCAAGATACAGCAGTTAATTATGATGAAAAACGTGATCGTTGGAGCTCATATGATCCCGCCAAtcataaagaaattattgaggAATATGAAAAAGTCGAGGAAGCGAAAAGACAACTAAAGGcagagaagttaaaaaaaa atCCTGATGCAGAGTTTTCGGATGATAATGACAACGAGGACAAATATGTAGACGAGGTAGACATGCCTGGCACAAAAGTGGACTCAAAACAACGTATTACCGTGCGTAATCTGCGTATACGCGAGGACACGGCAAAATATCTTAGAAATTTGGATCCGAATTCAGCTTATTATGATCCTAAAACACGTTCTATGCGTGATAATCCAAACCCACACCAGGCACCAGAAGA AGTGGAGTTTGCTGGGGAAAATTTTGTACGTTTTTCAGGTGACACTACAAAACATGCTACAGCTCAACTGTTCGCTTGGGAAGCCCATGGCAAAGGTGTGGATGTCCATTTGCTTGCTGAGCCCACAAAGTTAGAACTCCTGCAAAAGGAGTACGACAAGAAAAAAGAACAGTTCAAATCTAGT ACTAAAGACGACATAGTGGAGAAATATGGCGGCGAGGAGCATCTAAAAGCGCCTCCGAAGTCGCTGCTTCTTGCTCAATCAGAAGAATATATTGAATACTCACGAAGTGGAAAAGTTATTAAAGGCATAGAAAAGCCAAAGGCTCGTAGTATTTACGAAGAGGATGTCATGATTAATAATCATACAACTGTTTGGGGCAGTTATTGGAATGGTGGACGTTGGGGCTACAAGTGTTGCAAGTCATTTATTAAG AACTCTTACTGCATAGGCATGAAGGATCCAGAAGCGCTCGCTGATCTGCTAAATCCCGCCCCGGGCACTAGCGTACCAGATACTGCAATAACTACAGAAGAGGCAAGAGAAGAAAAAGAGAACCCAGCAGAATCGGCATCTTCTTCATCCTCCTCCTCGTCATCGTCATCATCTTCGTCTTCCTCATCATCTTCTTCAGAAGACGAAGAAGAGACCAAGAAGACGcagttagaaaataaaaaagtgaagaaaaaaatgaagaagCGTGAAAAGAAACGAAAGTCTAAGAACCAAAAGCGAaaggagaaaaaagaaaaagcaaaggAAAAAGCACTACGTGCAAAGGAGAAGGCGCAGTTGGAAGCCGCTTTGCGTGATATACACGCCAAGTCGGAAGATGAAGACGAGCACAAGGATGAACGTAAACGCGGCTACAACAGCAAATACGACGTTAAGGCACCGACGGAAGAAGAAATCGACGAGTGGCAACGTAAGCGGCAGCGCACAGATGATCCTATGATGCAATTTATGTCTAAATAA